The DNA window GCATGTCCGCGTCCGACGGCACGGGGAAACTGCCCGGCAGTTTCAAATGCGCCGTCTCGTGCCCCAGCGCATTCAGCCGCTCCAGCACCGTCGCGTCATAGACATACCCGCCTGTGCGCTGGTCCTTGTCTCCGGGAATGGCAAACACCGCGCGGCTCATGATGGGCCCGCTCCTTCCGGCGTCGCGCGCACGGCCCCCGGCACCCACAGGAACGCAAGGCCCGGCAATGCGGACACCAGCATTATCGCGCCATAGCAGATCCCCATCGCCACGCCCGCATTAGCGTCCAGCCCGATTACCGGAAACAGCGCCGCCGCGGCCCCCTCGCGCCAGCCCCAGCCCGCGACCGACAGCGGCACCAACATCGCGCAGAACACCAGCGGCAGCACCGTCAGCAGGCCTGCCGGCGGAATGACCGACCCGGTCGCCCGCGCCGCCGCATAAAGCCCGCCGATCAGCAACAACGCCCCCAAAAGCGCGTGAATCAAGATTGGCCCGTGCCCGATCAGCCGCCACACCAGCCCCGGAAAGGACCGCGTCGCCTCGAACCGGCGCGTCACCCACACGACCACCGCACCCAGAACCGGCAGGGCCGCCAGCAGCGCCCACACCCCGCCGGGCCAGGCGATCCCGCCGGGCACCAGCACCGCCCCGATCAACCCCAGCGCCAGCAGCGCGAACATCGCCACCTGCCCCATCAGCCGCTCTGCCGCCACCGATTGCCCGGCCCGTGCAAGATCGGCCTGCCGCCGCACGCGCACCGCGCGGCCCACATCGCCCAGAACGCCACCCGGCAGGACCGAATTGATCAGCTGCGCCAGGTAATATTCCCGCACCGCCACGCCGAACCCGATCCTTATGTCCAGCGCCTGCGCCGTCAATTGCCACCGCCGCGCCATCGACAGCGTGGCCACCGTCAGCGCCACAAGGCTCACCGCCAGCCACACCCAGTCGGCCCGCGCCAGCCGGGCGCCCACCTCCGCGGTGTCGGTCCACCACAGCATCGCCGCCAGCAGCGCCGCCGAGGCCAGAAGCTTGATCGCCCACACCTTCATGGCGCGACCTCCGCCACCTGCTCGACCGACGAAAACGCGCGGACGAAAGCGTTGCGGAACCCGTCCATGCGCTGCGGCTCCAAGTCGCCTGCAGGGATCATGCCCTCGCTCCAACCCCAGCCGTCGATCAACGACAGCACGCCGGGCGGCGCGATCATGTGCACCGGCACATCGCGATTGTCGCTGCCCGCTATGAGACCCGCCGCCTGGTGGTCTCCCGCCACGATTACCAGCGGCGCGTCCTCGCCCAACCGTGCCACGTGGGAAAACACCGCGTTCAGGGAATAGTCCACCGATCGGCGATAGGCGTCGCGCACCGCATCCCGGTCCTTCCACAGATCGCGCGGCGTCGGGCCACGTGCTGCCATTTCGTTGAATTCCGTCCCGTCCCCGATCTCATCCCAGGGCAGCATCTCCGGCACCGGCGTCCACGGCGCGTGCGACGAGATCAACGCGACCTGGATGAAATCCGGGCGTGGACCGTCGGGCAAAAGGGCAGCATAGGTGGCCAACGTGAACTGATCCGGCATCGTGACCCAGTTGAACGCCTCGCCCTCGTAGGGAATGTCCTTGGCCTCGAACACATGCTCGAACCCCATCGCCGCGCTTTCCGGCCAGGCCATCGTGATCGCCGGCATCACGGCCGCCGTGCGATAGCCCGCCTCGGCGGCCAGGTGAAACAGCCATTTCTGCCCGCTTGCGATCATCGCCCTGTAGCGCGCATTGTCCGCGGTCCAAAGCCCGCTGCCCAGCGCCCCATGCGCCAGCCAGCTTTGCCCGCCCGCCGTGGGCGATGTCAGCCAACCGCTTTTCATCTCAAGCCCCGCCCGGGCAATCTGCCGTTCGGCGCGGCGCAGAGTTTCCAGATGCGTTGGCGCATATTCCGGGTTGTCGATGCTGGCGCGGCCATAGCTTTCGATCCAGATGAGCAGGATGTCGCGCCCCTTCAGCCGGTCGAACGCGCCGGCGATATCGCGCATCGGATCGACCTGCGCCGCATGCCGGAACCTTTCTAGGTCCGCAACCGTCTCGCGGGCGTCGCTTATCCGGGCCACGGCCACGCGGGTGGTCCGGGCCGATCCCGGCGGGTTTTTCTCGAACGTCCAATAGCCCAGGTGGTGCCCGGTGTCCGCCACCGCCCAGCCGCCCGTGGCCAATGCCGCCACCAGCGCCACGACCCGCGCCGGTCCGGGCAGCGCCGCGCGCTCCCACGCCTTCAGCCCGCCGCGCAACAGCATGTAGAGCAACCCCGTCGCCACGATACAGCCCGCCACCACGAAGAACGCACTCGTCGCGCCCACACTGTCACTCAGCAACCCGATCCCGGCCTCAATCAAGAACAGGTCCGACACAGGGTTGAAAGCGCGATTGTAGGCCGCGAAACTCGCCAAATCCGCCAGCTTCAGCAGTGTGACCGCCACCAGAATCAACGCCAGAACCGACGCCACGCCGCGGGTCCGCCCCAGCGCCAGCATCGCGAACAGCAGCACCGACAGCTCGATCGGCCAATAGACCA is part of the Roseovarius sp. THAF9 genome and encodes:
- a CDS encoding lysylphosphatidylglycerol synthase transmembrane domain-containing protein — translated: MKVWAIKLLASAALLAAMLWWTDTAEVGARLARADWVWLAVSLVALTVATLSMARRWQLTAQALDIRIGFGVAVREYYLAQLINSVLPGGVLGDVGRAVRVRRQADLARAGQSVAAERLMGQVAMFALLALGLIGAVLVPGGIAWPGGVWALLAALPVLGAVVVWVTRRFEATRSFPGLVWRLIGHGPILIHALLGALLLIGGLYAAARATGSVIPPAGLLTVLPLVFCAMLVPLSVAGWGWREGAAAALFPVIGLDANAGVAMGICYGAIMLVSALPGLAFLWVPGAVRATPEGAGPS
- a CDS encoding sulfatase-like hydrolase/transferase gives rise to the protein MIRTVILFASAGVMLVVLALPNHPGQMNYNGLVYWPIELSVLLFAMLALGRTRGVASVLALILVAVTLLKLADLASFAAYNRAFNPVSDLFLIEAGIGLLSDSVGATSAFFVVAGCIVATGLLYMLLRGGLKAWERAALPGPARVVALVAALATGGWAVADTGHHLGYWTFEKNPPGSARTTRVAVARISDARETVADLERFRHAAQVDPMRDIAGAFDRLKGRDILLIWIESYGRASIDNPEYAPTHLETLRRAERQIARAGLEMKSGWLTSPTAGGQSWLAHGALGSGLWTADNARYRAMIASGQKWLFHLAAEAGYRTAAVMPAITMAWPESAAMGFEHVFEAKDIPYEGEAFNWVTMPDQFTLATYAALLPDGPRPDFIQVALISSHAPWTPVPEMLPWDEIGDGTEFNEMAARGPTPRDLWKDRDAVRDAYRRSVDYSLNAVFSHVARLGEDAPLVIVAGDHQAAGLIAGSDNRDVPVHMIAPPGVLSLIDGWGWSEGMIPAGDLEPQRMDGFRNAFVRAFSSVEQVAEVAP